The Pyxicephalus adspersus chromosome 1, UCB_Pads_2.0, whole genome shotgun sequence sequence TTCAACTGTATTTTGTTTGTGCTTACTCTGTCCAACTTCCatttttgctggacagcttggcctATTATAGAAAAGAGAAACGAGATGTACAAGAGTTGTACAGAGTCaacaagtagaaaaataaattacagactACTCAGAAAAGCAAAGCCTAAATTGTTAAAAACAAGTGCATCAGATTATGCATAAATCAAGTACACTCTCTGGTTAACATgttctaatttaaaaatacaagaaGTGCTTTTTTTCCCAGACAAACTATATTTAGATAAAATACCTGTCCACCCagcatcaaaataaataaataaataaattacagaagAAAATCCAGTCAGTCGGGAGGTGTTGTAGTAATATTGTCACACACAGCAATGTCTGGAGTttgatttgtaatattattagtattagtatcatcatcttgtatttataaagcaccatcatattatacaTCTCTGTACAAGGTTCTAAGGCATGATGtacaacaatttattttcacaaaaccAGTTTAAGCATATGGAGGTGACCAACCGCTTGAGATAGACAAGATACATTTGTGATATCTGTCTGGAATGGTAAACATTTTaggacaacttttttattttagaatatcaCTTTATTACTCCTCATTTTCTCAGAGTTTCTTTTCTGCAGGTGGGGATGAAGATTACAAAACATCAGGCATTTAATGTGCTGCAAGTTATAATATTACAACTCAGGATACATCATGGCTTTTCTTCCTTGTGATCTCTTTTGTGTACAATGATCTGATGTCAGTGATGTCACCTTGAGAAGACTAATATCTCTTTTCTCTAGTGTGTACCCTCTGATGTTTAGTAAGCTTTGACTTCAATACAAAAGCTTTGTCACgttcagaacactgaaatggcttctctccagtgtgactcCTCTCATGCACAATTAGGTCTTCCTTTGTTGAAAATtctttgtcacattcagaacattgatatggcttctctccagtgtgacttCTCTGATGTCTGGTAAGCTCTCCATTTGATTTAAAAGCtttatcacattcagaacactgaaatgtcttctctccagtgtgacttCTCTGGTGTATGGTAAGTTTTgcctttgttttaaaagttttatcacATTCAGGACACagaaatggcttctctccagtgtgaatcaTCTGGTGTCTGTTAAGGTGTGACTTTGTTGTAAATTCTCGGTtacattcagaacactgaaatggcttCTTTCCAGTGTGAATAATCTGGTGTGTGTTAAGGTGTGCTTTTGTTGTAAATTCCTTGTCACATTGAGAACATTgatatggcttctctccagtgtgacttCTCTGGTGTCTGGTAATCTCTCCATTTGATTTAAAAGCtttatcacattcagaacactgaaatggcttctctccagtgtgaatccTCTCATGCACAATTAGGTCTTCCTTTGTTGAAAAAtctttgtcacattcagaacactgaaatggcttTTCTCCAGTGTGAATCATCTCATGTCTGTTGAGGTATGACTTGCTTGTAAATtctttgtcacattcagaacattgatatggcttctctccagtgtgacttCTCTGATGTCTGGTAAGCTCTGCATTTGATTTTGTCTGGTAATCTCTCCATTTGATTTAAAAGctttgtcacattcagaacactgaaatggcttctctccagtgtgacttCTCTGGTGTATGGTAAGGGTTGCCTttcttttaaaagctttatcacattcaggacactgaaatggcttctctccagtgtgaatcaTCTGGTGTCTGTTAAGGCGTGACTTTAATGTAAATTCTCggtcacattcagaacactgaaatggcttATCTCCAGTGTGAATCATCTGGTGTACGTTAAGGTTTGCTTTTGTCGTAAATCctttgtcacattcagaacactgaaattgcttctctccagtgtgactcATCTGGTGTCTGTTAAGGTTTGACTTTCCTCTAAATTCTTTGTCACACATAGAACACcgaaatggcttctctccagtgtgaatcaTCTGGTGTATGTTAAGGTTTGACTTTGCTGTAAATTTTTTGTCACACATAGAACACcgaaatggcttctctccagtgtgaatcatctgatgtatgttaaggtttgtctttgttttaaaagctttatcacattcagaacacAGATACGGTTTCTCTCCAGAGTGAGCCATCTTTTGACTGGCAAGTTTTGATTTCTCGTTAACAAAAAATTCTCACATTCAAAACACTTATATACCTTTTCACCAGTGTGAATCTTCTTGTGTGTAATAAGTTCTGCCCTTTGTTTAAAACCTTTGTTGTAATCAGAACACTAATATGGCTTTTCTCAGTTGTCATGCTTTTAGTGTGTGTTATGCTTTGCCTTCATTGTAAATCCTCTATTccaaatatgaataaaattaattcaataaaatgaattttttcaGACCACTAAAATGAACTCTCTCCTGTTCAGTTTGAGAGTATCCAAATTAGTTTTGGCATTAGAAACATAGATCCTGAAGCTTGGGTCCTGTGTAAATCCTTCAATGAACTGCTGTACTGTCTTTTAATCACTCCCACAACATCCATACGGCTTGTCACCAATGTTCTTATAAAGACCCGGTTACAGGTGGATcatcaacctgtaaaaaaaaaaaaacaaagaaaaagtttcaCCACAGACCAATTCTGTCATCTAATTCTCCCTGACCAATCATTCAAGTCTTGCATTATTCTATTGCTGGTACTGTAATGTATCATGAGGTGGTACCTGCAGCCCACCCAGCTAGGTCTGAACAGTTACAAGCTGAGATAACAAAGCGTATTCTTGTTGAATTTTTGGAAAAACAGGACACAGTGAGTGGTGACAGAATATCACATGTAATACCCAAAACAAAAGCAGGGTTGGGACAGATAAGattcccttcaaaaaaaaaacagaaacaattatACATAACAAGATATCCATCATTGCATGGAAAGAAATAGTGAATGATAGGGACGAGTGAATGTTAGGGAGACATCCTCACAGGCCAAGTAAACATCAGTGTAATCTGTATACAGAAGAAGGAGCAGATATTGGGATTGATCCACCTCAGCAGATAGAAATAACTCTTATGAACATGACGGTAACAAATGTTTCTGGATGTGAGGATGGTAGAGGACCAAAGTAGATGTTATTGAGTATATGAACTTTAAGAGCAAGTTAAAACCTTCCTGACACCAACACATATTGCCCGGCatcggcatctgtgtccccggtgTTGGGTACGCAAAGTCGAGGGATGCAGACACATGGCAGACATGAGATTCAGAGTGCGGCTGGGGGCGgaaccaggtgggaaatttaaaataataagtatttttaaatgtagaaattttacatttaaaaatacatatatattcagaCCCCCAGAGAGAGGTTAAAGGGGTTCCAGATTATAAATAAAACCCCTGCACCCACAGCCCCCACAACAATTAGGCTGGGTTGTctaggaagctgacactctactgTATTggtcagtttaaacaaaagacaaaaaaacaaaaacaataaggttttatttattgtttatatcaagtggctataaagttgtagcatagcatgcataaacatcaggaacaggaactttaccagtttaaaaaatgaaacacattctttgttagttttaaagcaaaaacaaagctaaactacatgaacaaaaacaaaagctggaaaacctaaaaccatttttatattgaacttggaatatagttgtagagtagaatagctgctAAATGCAATCCAATACTAATTCAATGTagtgttctaagaaacagaattgtttCTGCCAGATGCTCTGTCATAGAAGTTCTTAAATGACTCTGACTTGAGTATTGTAAGAGCCGAAAATAGTGTTTCagcactgacttgggtgggtggcattgctgttacggttctagccacatcactaataatctcgggataaacaaggaaggcttcttctacagtcagtttctatgagcaatcatacttttctacttcttttaattctttgaaAAAACTCCTACTGGAATctctttttttggacattttctggtggTTTATCTTTCACACATATGCAACGTCGCTTTCTATTGAAAAGTttcattttgtccaagtaggaatcaaagtataattcttcatttgaaaatgatgatcctgagttacagtgcttatagcttcatccagtggtggtgtgtCAGGAAGTAATCCCTTTCATGCAAACTTCTACATCATAGAGggcttttttttgcagtatgcctggtcatcgctcaacaaaagtcagctcattggatcaacataaatagcagctaacaagatttaaTTATCCAGTAAGATTTTCTATCCCTTCGTCATTGAAGATTGAATGTCATCAGCTTTTAACCCTCTACATTTGTttaggcaatatatcaagctcttccatttcaagaagaattacTGGGTGTTAAAGCTTTAGATTGCATAAACAATTTCATTGTCCAGTTCAACAAAGTCTTTTAATGCAAGCAggcgctttaccatcaaatatgTGTTTCCCCTgtgtgttgtttgatccaaaatggctccttttcctgcacgtcttttcaaaatggcatccgTTTTatgggccctggctgcaacagttacttgcctcaatttgccaattagagtagacTATCTTTCATTCTATCtcctattgcaagttgcagagtatgaacagcacagcgcatatgttgaatagtagtgcGCTTAGATGCTTCTTTAACAATATTATCCAAAttgtcactattctcttcactttcactttctccaatatttgcagaactgtcttcctttaatatctgtctgtcactttcttcatctacttttctcattttctcaattgtgctcaacatattagaagcattatctgtcacaaaacatagaatctgttcctttttagtTTCAAAATcctctagaacatcctccactaacttctgatgatagtcactggtgtgatgtgcctgggtgtcctttactcctaaggttcgcgttattgttttattattttcatcaacaaatctaacattattagcaaaataattgactgtgAGTGCATGCAtctatttttatgaagacaaaatgtcccttcagaccttttcttagttcttcctttttacatttggcctctccatttaggcctaaaaaggctgactgtgaaaagaaggatagtggtacactattctttactaccatttcaataatgtggtttttgaaattttttggtgTCATCGTTACAGTAATTTGTccgatataaagaatcttcttagttgtgtttggtctccagtagatttcggaacattttttatcccagaagatggaatattttcattgatatctttctcattcacaacttcttaacactttaggatgaaaacgctgcacgtgtcttttcaaatttgatgctcttgtaggtgcatttttgttggacccactgaaactgctaatatttgaatcacattgtttttcaccatcatctttaagaatacattggcacgcttaatgtttcccatcacttgataatgtaaagtgctcaacagctttatcgtgtttgttgacagactttttgccattgttaatggggtgctgctttcactaaaatatagcTATAAAACATGTTATACTAATTAGCataatatttgatttaaatacaaacataaacatagtcctgcactattgcaaacatatatacaacacggcactatacacacaaataagctatagccctccACTAAACTTGGACATAATTTGTCCAATACAGAagaacatgcacaaacatatatactatacacacacacacacacacacacacaacacagagccctaaattttactcagaaacatacacacaacatgtactatacacaaacattcaaacATTCCTGCGCCATATACACAAACATAGTTGAGAGGACGCTGCTGTCTTTATCTTTCTTTGcagatcttctgctgaagacagggcagttgGAGGCTCCAAGGCCAGGGATCCCACTTacctaacttcctagtattacatggtgtgcaaaatgatgttaaagttcagccctggataggagcatatatggagagtgcagacaggacacctaaacacacatcaggccatagcactcacctacacctatatcattacacttgtttacactcctatgaacttgttaaacacattatatctgaaataaaatgaaaacattttgtaatgtacataatccagattacaataatgtgaatgtcaggttgtatcatagctcagctgaacttcacagtagtagaaatacaactatgcactggttGTCTTCAGCTCCTtgactccgactccacagccctgccaAGCTGTCCAGCACAATTGTCAATatacctctcttgcttgctgcatgtcttga is a genomic window containing:
- the LOC140323216 gene encoding LOW QUALITY PROTEIN: uncharacterized protein (The sequence of the model RefSeq protein was modified relative to this genomic sequence to represent the inferred CDS: deleted 2 bases in 1 codon); the protein is MAHSGEKPYLCSECDKAFKTKTNLNIHQMIHTGEKPFRCSMCDKKFTAKSNLNIHQMIHTGEKPFRCSMCDKEFRGKSNLNRHQMSHTGEKQFQCSECDKGFTTKANLNVHQMIHTGDKPFQCSECDREFTLKSRLNRHQMIHTGEKPFQCPECDKAFKRKATLTIHQRSHTGEKPFQCSECDKAFKSNGEITRKSNAELTRHQRSHTGEKPYQCSECDKEFTSKSYLNRHEMIHTGEKPFQCSECDKDFSTKEDLIVHERIHTGEKPFQCSECDKAFKSNGEITRHQRSHTGEKPYQCSQCDKEFTTKAHLNTHQIIHTGKKPFQCSECNREFTTKSHLNRHQMIHTGEKPFLCPECDKTFKTKAKLTIHQRSHTGEKTFQCSECDKAFKSNGELTRHQRSHTGEKPYQCSECDKEFSTKEDLIVHERSHTGEKPFQCSERDKAFVLKSKLTKHQRRIHTGEKLHQCSECEKVFTKKSNLNRHQLIHTGKKPFQCSECNKAFTNKGNLGLHQRSHTGEKPFQCSECDKEFTTRAHLTIHQRSHTGEKPFQCSECDKKFTKKSYLNRHCMIHTGEKPFQCSECDKEFTTRAYLNIHQRSHTGEKPYWCSECDKTFKTRINLSIHQRNHTGEKPYLCSECNQAFQTKSKLNRHQRSHTGEKPYQCSECDNTFKTKGNLNLHQRNHTGEKPFQCSECDKEFSKKSQLNIHQMIHTGEKPFKCSDCDKAYRVKSQLNLHQMIHTGEKPFQCSECDKAFKTKSKRIRHQRSHTGEKPFQCSECDKEFTTWTHLNIHQRSHTGEKPFQCSECDKAFVSKSRLTNHQRVHTREKRY